In Atribacterota bacterium, the following proteins share a genomic window:
- a CDS encoding glucuronate isomerase, whose protein sequence is MQASLNYLNKNWLLDTKEAQQLYFEGAIPLRKKVGIVDVHTHHNLRQIVENKPFPNIWRAEVLEDKEEYKNNDHYIIQLAAKFNGFSQSFARDSNISDFDKWMALAKVFPQMEGNHVHQWMHLDLKRMFGIENLLNAETGEQIWNLTGEQLPEESFLPLNILKRVNARLICTTDDPCDDLLYHKQAAEIPWIKFIPTFRPDAYCNIFESNWGTHVERLCQLTGQDVTLKGLIAGLRQRHTYFAKMGARASDHGLLEPYGLEVEEKKAEQIFQEAYEKRKNYNINTQETREFISYLMHQFCAMNQDAGMVTQIHYGAVRNTNKYLFNNWGSDVGGDVAAEYTNVVENLNPLLSKFFSGKTESEEHLVLYSMNQIFFHTNLMLERAFPNVHTGFPWWQNDNIYNMEHYLLHLISASLWSSSAGPVCDGRKVLSEGSRFEVFDRIICRVLGKLWSTGAVSKEGAFRASKGLMVENQLKIFSLQNLL, encoded by the coding sequence GTGCAAGCATCCCTTAATTATTTAAATAAAAATTGGTTACTGGATACTAAAGAGGCGCAACAGCTTTATTTTGAAGGAGCCATTCCCTTGCGGAAAAAGGTGGGAATTGTTGATGTTCATACTCATCATAATTTAAGGCAGATAGTGGAAAATAAGCCTTTCCCTAATATCTGGAGGGCAGAAGTTCTGGAGGATAAAGAAGAATACAAAAACAATGACCATTACATTATTCAACTCGCTGCCAAATTTAATGGTTTTTCTCAGTCCTTTGCCCGAGACAGTAATATTTCCGACTTTGATAAATGGATGGCATTGGCGAAGGTATTTCCACAAATGGAGGGGAATCATGTTCACCAGTGGATGCACCTTGATTTAAAAAGAATGTTTGGTATTGAAAATTTATTAAACGCTGAGACCGGTGAGCAGATTTGGAACCTAACCGGTGAGCAATTACCAGAAGAATCATTTCTACCTTTAAATATCTTAAAAAGAGTAAATGCTCGGCTAATTTGTACTACAGATGATCCCTGTGATGATTTGCTATACCATAAACAAGCAGCAGAGATACCATGGATTAAATTTATTCCCACCTTTCGACCCGATGCCTATTGTAATATATTCGAGAGCAATTGGGGAACCCATGTTGAGAGACTCTGTCAGCTTACTGGACAAGATGTTACCCTAAAAGGGCTTATTGCAGGATTAAGGCAGAGGCATACCTATTTTGCTAAGATGGGTGCCCGAGCCAGCGATCATGGTTTATTGGAACCCTATGGATTAGAAGTAGAGGAGAAAAAAGCTGAACAGATCTTTCAGGAAGCATACGAAAAAAGAAAAAACTATAACATTAACACTCAAGAAACAAGAGAATTTATTTCTTATCTAATGCATCAATTTTGTGCCATGAATCAAGATGCGGGAATGGTAACCCAAATTCATTATGGAGCGGTAAGGAATACCAATAAGTATTTATTTAACAACTGGGGCTCGGACGTAGGAGGAGATGTGGCTGCTGAATATACCAATGTTGTAGAAAATTTAAATCCACTTTTGTCAAAATTTTTTAGTGGGAAAACTGAAAGTGAAGAACACCTGGTCTTATACTCCATGAATCAGATATTTTTCCATACCAACCTAATGCTAGAAAGGGCTTTTCCTAATGTTCATACCGGTTTTCCCTGGTGGCAAAATGACAACATTTATAACATGGAACATTATCTGTTACATCTTATCTCTGCCTCACTCTGGTCTTCCAGTGCTGGTCCAGTTTGCGATGGAAGAAAAGTATTGTCGGAAGGCAGTCGCTTTGAAGTATTTGACCGTATTATTTGCCGGGTACTGGGAAAATTGTGGTCTACCGGCGCAGTCTCTAAAGAGGGTGCTTTTAGAGCCAGCAAAGGACTGATGGTAGAAAATCAATTGAAAATATTTAGTCTGCAAAATTTGTTATAA
- the gndA gene encoding NADP-dependent phosphogluconate dehydrogenase encodes MEKSQIGLVGLGVMGQNLTLNIEDKGYSISVYNRTAARTEEFAHGSARGKNITPTYSLEEFMASLERPRRIILLVQAGQAVDDFIEKLIPLMDEGDLIIDGGNSFFKDTVRRNKYLAEKGFLYIGTGISGGEEGALKGPAIMPGGQEEAYQLVQDLLEKISAKAVDNKPCVSYIGPHGAGHYVKMVHNGIEYGDMQLIGECVWALKKVLGLTSEEIAEIFQQWNAPDDVLCSYLIEITAESMREKDKKENYPLIDIVADITRMKGTGTWTVQSALELLVPIPTITAAVFSREMSQDKDLRIKLSRILPSYQGGDRPMEREMFVQTAHDALYIAKLSSYAQGMALLQAASKEYQFNLNLKNIVEGWRAGCIIRAQFLDEITKAYQENPDLINLLVAPRFLEVVRNSMGRLATFIKLAHQAGVPIPAMDNSFNYILQLGSSIMVSAQVTAIQRDYFGAHGYFKLKSTVDPEIIINKDNKWKEFHTQWMLPGRPEEEL; translated from the coding sequence ATGGAAAAATCACAGATTGGTTTAGTAGGATTAGGTGTTATGGGTCAGAATTTAACCCTGAATATAGAGGACAAGGGTTATTCTATATCAGTTTACAATAGAACAGCTGCCAGGACCGAAGAGTTTGCTCATGGAAGTGCCAGAGGTAAAAATATAACTCCAACCTATTCCCTGGAAGAGTTTATGGCTTCCTTGGAAAGGCCAAGAAGAATTATACTATTAGTACAAGCAGGACAGGCTGTAGATGATTTTATCGAGAAACTGATTCCCTTAATGGATGAAGGGGATTTAATTATTGATGGAGGGAACTCCTTTTTCAAAGATACTGTTAGAAGAAACAAATATCTGGCAGAAAAGGGATTTCTCTATATAGGTACCGGTATTTCTGGTGGTGAAGAAGGTGCTTTAAAAGGGCCTGCCATTATGCCTGGTGGTCAGGAAGAAGCCTACCAGCTGGTTCAGGATCTATTGGAAAAGATTTCAGCAAAGGCTGTAGATAATAAACCATGTGTTTCTTATATTGGTCCTCATGGTGCCGGTCATTATGTCAAAATGGTACATAATGGAATAGAATATGGAGATATGCAACTAATCGGTGAATGTGTTTGGGCTCTAAAAAAAGTATTGGGCTTAACCTCTGAAGAGATTGCTGAAATATTTCAACAGTGGAATGCTCCTGATGATGTTTTATGCTCCTATCTGATTGAAATTACCGCAGAGAGCATGAGAGAAAAGGATAAAAAAGAAAATTATCCCTTAATTGATATAGTAGCAGACATTACTCGTATGAAAGGGACTGGCACCTGGACGGTGCAGAGTGCCTTAGAGTTATTGGTTCCCATTCCTACTATCACTGCTGCAGTATTTTCCCGAGAAATGTCCCAGGATAAAGATTTAAGAATAAAACTGTCCAGGATATTGCCCTCTTATCAGGGTGGAGATAGACCTATGGAGCGGGAAATGTTTGTTCAGACTGCTCATGATGCTCTTTATATAGCTAAACTATCTTCCTATGCTCAGGGGATGGCCTTGTTACAAGCAGCATCAAAGGAATATCAATTTAATTTAAATTTAAAGAATATTGTAGAAGGATGGCGTGCTGGTTGTATTATTCGGGCCCAGTTTTTAGATGAAATAACTAAGGCTTATCAAGAGAATCCTGATTTAATAAACTTATTGGTAGCTCCACGTTTTTTAGAAGTAGTAAGAAATAGTATGGGAAGATTAGCTACCTTTATTAAACTTGCCCACCAGGCTGGTGTTCCTATTCCGGCTATGGATAATTCTTTTAACTACATCTTGCAGCTGGGTAGCTCCATAATGGTATCTGCTCAGGTAACCGCTATTCAGAGGGATTATTTTGGAGCCCATGGCTATTTTAAATTAAAAAGCACTGTTGATCCCGAGATAATCATTAATAAGGATAATAAATGGAAAGAATTTCATACTCAATGGATGCTTCCTGGTAGACCGGAAGAAGAACTGTAA
- a CDS encoding SDR family oxidoreductase encodes MKEILKKFSLEGKNAVITGGAGILGSVIAKGLGNAGAIVIIADIVDTKPLVEELRKEGINSKGYYLDAMNVEKVRECKDEILKDFKQVDILINAAGGNQKEATTSEKLSFFDLPVKALEKVVSLNLFGGAILPAQIFGKEMLKNKDGGSIINISSMAAFRPLTRTVGYSAAKAAVSNFTQWLAVHFAQEYNPKLRVNALAPGFFLTNQNRFLLTTEEGGLTERGQLVIDHTPMGKFGDPEDLIGACIWLASDTARFVTGIVVPIDGGFSAFSGV; translated from the coding sequence ATGAAGGAGATATTAAAAAAATTTAGTTTAGAGGGGAAAAACGCCGTTATTACTGGAGGAGCCGGAATACTGGGTTCGGTTATTGCGAAAGGTTTAGGTAATGCCGGAGCAATCGTTATTATTGCTGATATTGTGGATACAAAGCCATTAGTGGAAGAGTTGCGAAAAGAAGGTATTAACAGTAAGGGATATTATTTAGATGCTATGAATGTTGAGAAAGTTAGAGAATGTAAAGATGAAATATTAAAAGATTTTAAACAAGTAGATATATTAATTAATGCAGCCGGTGGAAATCAAAAAGAAGCTACTACTTCTGAAAAATTGTCTTTTTTTGATTTGCCGGTAAAGGCACTGGAAAAAGTAGTAAGCCTAAACCTTTTTGGCGGAGCAATCCTACCTGCTCAGATATTTGGTAAAGAAATGTTAAAAAATAAGGATGGCGGTTCCATTATTAACATTTCTTCCATGGCTGCATTCCGTCCTTTAACAAGGACTGTGGGTTATTCAGCTGCTAAAGCAGCAGTTAGTAATTTTACCCAGTGGCTGGCAGTTCATTTTGCCCAGGAGTATAATCCCAAACTTCGAGTAAATGCCTTAGCCCCAGGTTTCTTTCTAACAAATCAGAATCGCTTTTTACTTACAACCGAAGAAGGTGGATTAACAGAGAGAGGTCAGTTGGTTATTGACCATACCCCTATGGGTAAATTTGGGGATCCAGAAGATTTAATTGGTGCCTGTATCTGGTTAGCATCTGATACTGCTCGTTTTGTTACCGGTATTGTGGTACCCATTGATGGTGGTTTCAGCGCTTTTTCGGGAGTATAA
- a CDS encoding tagaturonate epimerase family protein — translation MEKRIVNLFLKIFDKQYDVYPSSVKEKDKCYFFMVKDKQRKYLAVAGWPNKLQDLRFNTHEEKKMSNREQDLLFKVCPLTHDNLNILQLILDYLKPTCSNKSSLPSFGTGDRLGIATPAHIQAFQEQDIFPVLAQLSTREITRTESSLQRVMDNAIWGCFEMGYEGPFGADADHIKDFDNLQKAINCGFTLYTLDPSDYINNDIDKYSKEEIRRKYQTLPDKGEMEKRYLDREFQIGRNKIYFDQDNLAEIVLTYGEAIKYIVECYRFLTEKNKNEFELEVSIDETPGSTSPLAHLWIVSELQHRHVNFQNLAPHYIGDWEKGIEYIGDVKTFQEEFKLHCQIASHMGGYKLSLHSGSDKFSVYPIFARETNNFFHIKTAGTSWLEAAKVVALCQPDLYREIHNFALSCFDRDRFSYHLSTNLEEIPDIGRLKDEELVTLFSNNNARQLIHITYGSILREKDKEGLYRFRDRIYQTLFDHEKIHYQAVTHHIKHHLDLLSL, via the coding sequence TTGGAAAAAAGAATTGTAAATCTATTTTTAAAAATCTTTGATAAACAATATGATGTTTATCCTTCTTCTGTAAAGGAAAAGGATAAATGTTATTTCTTCATGGTTAAGGATAAACAAAGAAAATACCTGGCAGTAGCAGGCTGGCCTAACAAGTTACAGGATTTAAGATTTAATACTCATGAAGAAAAAAAGATGAGTAACCGCGAGCAGGATTTATTATTTAAAGTTTGCCCCTTAACACATGACAATTTAAATATATTACAGCTTATTTTGGATTATCTCAAACCAACTTGCAGTAACAAGTCCTCTTTGCCCTCCTTTGGTACCGGAGACAGACTGGGGATTGCAACTCCGGCTCATATTCAGGCTTTTCAGGAGCAAGATATCTTCCCGGTCCTAGCTCAATTATCTACCAGAGAAATTACTAGAACAGAAAGTAGTTTACAGAGGGTAATGGATAATGCAATCTGGGGATGTTTTGAGATGGGTTATGAGGGGCCTTTCGGTGCCGATGCAGATCATATTAAGGATTTTGATAATCTCCAGAAAGCAATTAATTGTGGATTTACACTATATACCTTAGATCCCTCAGATTATATTAATAATGATATAGATAAATATAGCAAAGAAGAGATAAGACGGAAGTATCAGACTTTACCAGATAAGGGAGAAATGGAAAAGAGATATCTTGATCGAGAATTTCAAATAGGAAGAAATAAAATATATTTTGATCAGGACAATCTAGCCGAAATTGTATTAACTTATGGAGAAGCAATCAAGTACATAGTAGAATGCTATCGATTTTTAACAGAAAAAAACAAAAATGAGTTTGAACTAGAAGTTTCTATTGATGAAACTCCTGGTTCTACCTCTCCTTTAGCCCATCTCTGGATTGTTTCTGAATTACAACACCGGCATGTTAATTTCCAGAATTTAGCTCCTCATTATATTGGAGATTGGGAAAAGGGTATTGAATATATAGGAGATGTTAAAACCTTTCAAGAAGAATTCAAATTACATTGCCAGATTGCCTCTCATATGGGAGGATATAAATTATCATTACATTCTGGAAGTGATAAATTTTCAGTATACCCTATTTTTGCTCGTGAAACCAATAATTTCTTCCATATTAAAACTGCCGGGACCAGCTGGTTGGAGGCAGCCAAAGTTGTTGCTCTTTGCCAGCCAGACCTATATAGGGAAATTCATAACTTTGCTTTATCATGTTTTGACAGAGATCGTTTTTCTTACCATCTCTCCACAAATTTAGAGGAAATACCTGATATTGGCAGATTGAAAGACGAGGAACTAGTAACCTTATTTTCTAATAACAATGCCCGGCAATTGATTCATATTACCTACGGCTCTATTTTGAGGGAAAAGGATAAAGAAGGACTATATAGATTTAGAGATAGAATTTACCAAACATTGTTTGACCATGAGAAAATTCATTATCAAGCAGTAACACATCATATCAAACACCATTTAGATTTATTAAGTCTTTAA
- a CDS encoding lactate racemase domain-containing protein: MLFIEELQGELTDDQLRGAVAEAFKDFSQVKKALLIHPDYSRVDFTDRLVPIIYWELKKKHVAQIDSLNAGGTHRKMVEQEIRTKLGLKEEIFFTNHYNHQFDNPEQLVQVGEIDPSFVSEQTKQQLKQSLPVVVNRLILDDYDLIIALSGTSPHESAGYAGGLKVFFPGISGPEVIDLLHWAAVLVGIPEIIGTIDNPARRVINEGSSYIFKAIKAPVISFNMLLQEVENNKVIPKGLYVGSGYNGFQEAYQAAALASSKIHIIYIDQSLEQAVQVMDLCYDEFWTAGKGSYKLQSPGVMTKGGEIIIYAPHIHRFHSQKDMEKSIRELGYHCKDYVLKYLQKFPDTSRNVAAHVINVRGSGIYNPDDGEEKCDFQVILATGIPESVCQDVGLGYRDPNTIHKEDYMGSKQLWIEHGGKYLYQLRKS; this comes from the coding sequence ATGCTATTCATAGAAGAATTGCAAGGAGAATTAACGGATGATCAATTAAGAGGGGCAGTAGCAGAAGCATTCAAGGATTTTAGCCAGGTTAAAAAAGCATTGTTGATTCACCCGGACTATTCCCGGGTGGATTTTACGGATCGACTTGTTCCAATTATTTATTGGGAATTAAAAAAGAAACATGTAGCTCAGATTGACAGCCTTAATGCGGGTGGAACTCATCGCAAAATGGTTGAACAAGAAATAAGAACTAAATTAGGCTTAAAAGAAGAGATTTTTTTTACTAACCATTATAATCATCAGTTTGATAACCCGGAACAGTTGGTTCAGGTAGGAGAAATAGATCCTTCTTTTGTTTCTGAACAGACCAAACAACAATTAAAACAATCCCTACCGGTGGTAGTAAACAGACTTATTCTGGATGATTATGATTTAATTATTGCTTTAAGCGGCACTTCTCCGCATGAATCTGCTGGTTATGCAGGTGGATTAAAGGTATTCTTTCCCGGAATTTCAGGACCTGAAGTAATAGATTTATTGCACTGGGCTGCAGTACTGGTTGGCATACCTGAAATTATTGGTACCATTGATAATCCAGCACGAAGAGTAATCAATGAGGGATCTTCTTATATCTTCAAAGCAATTAAGGCCCCTGTTATTTCTTTTAATATGCTTTTACAGGAGGTAGAAAATAATAAGGTTATTCCCAAAGGCTTATATGTAGGAAGCGGTTACAATGGATTCCAGGAGGCATATCAAGCAGCTGCGTTAGCTAGCTCTAAAATTCACATCATTTATATTGATCAATCCTTGGAGCAAGCAGTTCAGGTTATGGATTTATGTTATGATGAATTCTGGACTGCAGGCAAAGGTTCTTATAAGCTGCAGAGTCCCGGCGTGATGACTAAGGGCGGGGAAATCATTATCTATGCCCCCCATATTCACCGTTTTCATTCTCAGAAGGATATGGAAAAGAGCATTAGAGAACTGGGTTATCACTGTAAGGATTATGTTCTGAAGTATTTACAGAAATTTCCAGATACCTCCCGTAATGTTGCTGCCCATGTTATCAATGTTCGTGGTTCAGGTATTTATAATCCAGATGATGGTGAAGAGAAATGTGATTTTCAGGTCATCCTGGCCACCGGTATTCCTGAGAGTGTCTGTCAAGATGTTGGGTTAGGTTACCGAGATCCGAATACAATTCACAAAGAAGACTATATGGGTTCTAAACAACTTTGGATAGAGCATGGTGGAAAATATCTATACCAATTAAGAAAGAGCTAA